A window of the Cannabis sativa cultivar Pink pepper isolate KNU-18-1 chromosome X, ASM2916894v1, whole genome shotgun sequence genome harbors these coding sequences:
- the LOC115710687 gene encoding putative pentatricopeptide repeat-containing protein At1g09680 has product MPANVRRILSTVEVRPQTLKTLLVRHSKNFDFLNQFLPFDFPISEDSLNGINPNERRKIAVGLSKIVKTQKIHILEDFSREFCPCSIVNIMKMLETRDTAFAFFKFSFRDHSDSVLRSCGLAALFFAAEDLQFLAQDMVSYVIERIGAVRSRYLVEFMWENHYRYESHFSVLNTLMRGFLNAEMGYEALQIVSKMREVGVSPSSSAARILFKLLIRVGDYGSVWKLFRDIVSKGPPISAHTFNMMILGFCRKGLLSTGESLLHVMRKFGCEPDVFGYNIVINANCMMGQISNALEWMHFMISNGCEPSVVTFNTVINAMCKEGDMVKARSFFDGILNVGIFPNTVTYNIMIDGYVKSGDTGHYKYGRENIGDMLLRDLTVPEVFPVSSLFDVSIAGLCWAGRSDEAMKSVENMLEKGFPLSVVAFNSIIAAYSKAGLEEKAYEAYLIMSRFGLTPSSSTCGYLLLGLCKKGCLNEAKDLLCNMTEKGFPINKLAFLVLLDGYLRTGNLNGAWNLWYEMQNRGIRPDAVSFAIFINGLARAGVTEEAYDMLLKIVVGEFVQTDSAYNFLINWFYNHGRVNRNSIC; this is encoded by the exons ATGCCCGCTAACGTGCGCCGTATTCTCAGCACAGTCGAGGTACGACCCCAAACCCTTAAAACTTTACTTGTAAGGCATTCGAAGAATTTTGATTTTCTGAACCAGTTTTTGCCTTTTGATTTTCCCATATCCGAGGATTCTTTGAATGGCATAAACCCGAACGAACGGCGAAAAATCGCTGTTGGGTTGTCGAAAATAGTCAAAACCCAGAAAATTCACATACTTGAGGACTTCTCTAGAGAGTTTTGCCCATGTTCTATTGTAAATATAATGAAAATGTTGGAAACTCGAGACACGGCCTTTGCtttctttaaattttcttttagagACCATTCTGATAGTGTCTTGAGGTCTTGTGGCCTCGCCGCACTTTTTTTCGCGGCAGAGGATCTCCAATTTTTGGCCCAGGACATGGTTTCTTATGTAATTGAGAGAATTGGAGCTGTTAGGAGTAGATATTTGGTTGAGTTCATGTGGGAAAATCACTATAGATACGAGTCACATTTTTCAGTTTTGAATACCCTTATGCGAGGCTTCTTGAATGCTGAAATGGGCTACGAGGCTTTGCAGATTGTGAGTAAAATGAGGGAAGTAGGAGTGAGTCCAAGTTCATCAGCTGCTAGAATTCTGTTTAAGTTATTGATTAGAGTTGGTGATTATGGTAGTGTGTGGAAGCTTTTCAGGGATATTGTTAGTAAAGGGCCTCCCATTTCGGCTCATACGTTTAATATGATGATTCTCGGGTTCTGTCGAAAAGGGTTGCTCTCAACTGGTGAGAGCTTGTTACATGTGATGAGGAAATTTGGTTGTGAGCCTGATGTTTTTGGATACAACATTGTAATCAATGCGAATTGTATGATGGGGCAGATTTCAAATGCACTTGAATGGATGCATTTTATGATTTCAAATGGATGCGAGCCAAGTGTTGTTACCTTTAATACAGTTATCAATGCCATGTGCAAGGAGGGAGACATGGTGAAAGCCAGAAGTTTCTTTGATGGAATCCTTAATGTGGGTATTTTTCCAAATACGGTAACATACAATATCATGATCGATGGGTATGTTAAGTCAGGGGATACCG GTCACTACAAGTATGGAAGGGAGAATATTGGAGACATGTTGTTGAGGGATTTAACTGTACCAGAGGTGTTTCCGGTTAGTTCTTTGTTTGATGTTTCGATTGCAGGTTTATGTTGGGCAGGACGGTCGGATGAAGCCATGAAATCTGTGGAAAATATGCTTGAGAAAGGATTTCCTCTCAGTGTTGTTGCTTTTAACTCTATTATAGCAGCTTATAGTAAGGCAGGGTTGGAAGAAAAAGCCTATGAGGCTTATTTGATTATGAGTAGATTTGGTTTAACTCCATCATCTTCCACATGTGGTTATTTGCTATTGGGTTTGTGCAAGAAGGGTTGCTTAAATGAAGCGAAAGATCTTTTATGTAACATGACAGAAAAGGGGTTTCCTATTAACAAGCTTGCTTTCCTAGTGCTTTTAGATGGGTACTTAAGGACAGGGAACCTGAACGGGGCTTGGAATCTGTGGTATGAGATGCAAAACAGAGGGATTCGTCCCGATGCTGTTTCCTTTGCTATCTTCATCAATGGACTGGCTAGAGCAGGTGTCACGGAGGAGGCATATGACATGTTACTGAAAATAGTAGTGGGAGAATTTGTGCAGACTGACTCTGCATAtaattttttgattaattgGTTTTATAACCATGGGAGAGTAAATCGGAATTCGATTTGCTAA